From the genome of Neomonachus schauinslandi chromosome 5, ASM220157v2, whole genome shotgun sequence, one region includes:
- the C5H12orf73 gene encoding protein BRAWNIN, producing MPAGVSWATYLKMFAASLLTMCAGAEAVHRYYRPDLTIPEIPPKPGEIKTELLGLKKRQHEPQISQQ from the exons ATGCCCGCGGGCGTGTCCTGGGCCACCTACCTGAAAATGTTCGCTGCCAGCCTCCTGACCATGTGCGCCGGGGCCGAAGCGGTGCACAGGTACTATCGGCCGGACCTG aCAATACCTGAAATTCCACCAAAGCCTGGAGAAATCAAAACGGAGCTTTTGGGACTGAAAAAGAGACAACATGAACCTCAAATTTCTCAACAATAG